The region TTTATCTTCCGGCAGCAGCGTCAGGCGGTCGCCCTGTGCTATGCTCCATGCAGGGTCGCCCAGATGCATCACCTCGGCCAGCGAACTGTTTTCACGCACTTCCATGATCACCAGCTCGCCCTTGTACATAAGGGTGTGTTCCTGCCGCGCTCCGGAGGGCAGAGGAGGCACCGCGGGATCAACCGACGGTGCCGCGGGTTTTTCATCCTGCGCGCCGGACACGCCCGCCCCGCCGGATATGCCCGATGTGTGACGCACATGGCTCCATATGGAAAAACGCTGGCCTTCCCGCGCATCCATGGCTGCCCCCAGACTGATGACCACCCTGTTCATGGGCAGCACTTCCTGCACCCTGCCGCCTTCGGCCAGTATCCGGCCAAACCCCATGACCTGCTGCATGGTGCCTGGCGCATCCTCCACCGCCACCGAAGCGGCCGTGCGCGCCTTGCGCAGCAGCATGCGGGCCTGCTCGGCCTCGGGGCGTTCAAACTGCGCTCCGTTCATATCCTGCGGATAGTTGGCAAACCCCGCCGCCACGCTTACGCCTATCTCCTCGTCACGCAGCTCGTGCAGCAGCGAAACGGCGCGCAGTTTGCGCACAGCTTCCGCCGCCACCTTGCGGCATACCCGCGGCGTGGCCGTGGGCAAAAAAACAGCCATCTCACTGTCACCGGTACGCGCGGCAAAAGCCTGCTCCGGCACCACGGCCTGCAGTTCGTCCGCCAGCAGGGCGCACAGCTGCTCGGCAAACAGATACCCGCAATCGCGCACAACGGCAGGCATGGAACTGAAACGGAGCACAACCAGCCCCATGCACGCACGGTGCCCCAGCGTGGCCACATCGCACCGGCTGTCTGCACCGGGGCGGAAGCACTCGCGGATAAGCCCCACCTCGCGCGCGGCCACATCCAGCATATAAGGCAACGATGCAAGTCCGGTGGACGGGTCTGTGATGCTCATCTTGTACAGCAGCAGATTTTCCAGACACAGTGTGGCAACGGCGGGATACGCCGCCAGCAACGTGCGTGCCGGTCTGCCGCCCACGCCGCGCGCCACAAAAATTCCCAGCAGCTCTCCTTTGAGAATGAGCGGAATCAGCAGCTTGCGGTCCTGCGGCTCCCATACGGCTTCCGGGGCAACCGGAGTACGGGGAAAAAAAAGACTGTATGACTTGAAGGAGATAACCCGCGAAAGGGAATCGCGAAGCAGATTCTCGTACCTGATGAGGTCACGGCGGGTGAGCCTGATGCGTGTTTCTTCATGAAAAGGCGTATGGGGGTTCATGGGCAGCATGTATACATTGCCCGCCGCACTTTGGGAAGAGAGCCGCACCTTGAAAGCCCGGCGGCCTTGGTATACTGTGCTACAACGCATCATACTGCAACCAACGGAGATCGTTTAAATATGCTTACAGAAAACCCCGTTCTGCAGGCCATCCGCCAGCGGCGCAGCATCCGGCGTTATACGGACGAGGCAGTTTCGGACGAAGCCGTGCGGCTGATTCTGGAGGCGGGCATATGGGCGCCCAGCGGACTGAACAACCAGCCCTGCCGTTTTCTTGTCATCCGCGCCGACGACCCCCGCTGCGACATACTTGCCGCGCACACCCGGTACGGACATATTGTGCGCGGGGCAAAAGTGATTATTCTGGTCTTTCTGGACAGGGAAGCCATGTACAACGAGGTCAAGGACCATCAAGCAGCCGGAGCCGCCGTCCAGAACATGCTGCTGGCAGCGCACGCGCTGCAGCTCGGGGCCGTATGGCTGGGTGAGATTATCAATCAGGCAGCCACGCTGCTGCCCGCGCTGGGGCTTGATCCCGCCAGACTGTCTTTTGAAGCGGCCATAGCCGCCGGTCACCCCGCGCAGAACGGATCATCATCGCGCAGACCGCTGGCCGAACTTTTGCTGGAAGAACCTTTTCCCCAACCCGAATAAAACGAGACCGTCATGACCATACGCACATTTCCCATCGGACCGCTGGAAACGAACTGCCACATATTGTCCCATCAGGGGCAGGCTCTTGCAGTGGACCCCGGCGGCGATCCCGCACAGCTGCTGGAATACTGCACAGAAAAATCACTGCAGCTTAAGCATATTCTGCTGACCCACCTGCATTTTGACCACCTGTACGGCGTGGCGGCACTGGCAGAGCGCACCGGCGCACAGGTTTCCGCCAACAACGCGGATGCCTATCTGATGCAGACAGAACTGGGCAAGGGGGGCATGTTCGGGTTCCCCCGTGTGCAGCCGTTTGATTTCACGGCGCTGGAGGCAGGGGAACACACGTTCATAGGGCTTTCCTGCACCGTGCTGGAAACCCCCGGCCATACTCCGGGCAGCTTTTCCTTTTATTTTCCGCAGGCAGAAGCCGTCTTTGTGGGCGATCTGCTGTTCCATCGCTCCGTAGGGCGGACAGACTTTCCGGGCGGAGACTCTGCAACGCTGCTGAATTCG is a window of Oleidesulfovibrio alaskensis DSM 16109 DNA encoding:
- a CDS encoding tetratricopeptide repeat-containing diguanylate cyclase, whose amino-acid sequence is MLPMNPHTPFHEETRIRLTRRDLIRYENLLRDSLSRVISFKSYSLFFPRTPVAPEAVWEPQDRKLLIPLILKGELLGIFVARGVGGRPARTLLAAYPAVATLCLENLLLYKMSITDPSTGLASLPYMLDVAAREVGLIRECFRPGADSRCDVATLGHRACMGLVVLRFSSMPAVVRDCGYLFAEQLCALLADELQAVVPEQAFAARTGDSEMAVFLPTATPRVCRKVAAEAVRKLRAVSLLHELRDEEIGVSVAAGFANYPQDMNGAQFERPEAEQARMLLRKARTAASVAVEDAPGTMQQVMGFGRILAEGGRVQEVLPMNRVVISLGAAMDAREGQRFSIWSHVRHTSGISGGAGVSGAQDEKPAAPSVDPAVPPLPSGARQEHTLMYKGELVIMEVRENSSLAEVMHLGDPAWSIAQGDRLTLLPEDKDVSAAGAVSDDGAAASADPLTGLLRHRDFLARWTRDRDLCSGYTLALMRLTGESRQHGDRSPHAEQLMAQAAEACRARLAELQPAGGDAVSFGGRYGLNSLIHFHPDVPVDKVYDCYTELCEHLERKLHIEAAVGIARHPYLNFRKPDSLENCQKALEYAMLMEKPRVGVIDTWALNISADKLFSQGDTFAAIEEYKLALLADENNTMAWNSLGVCMAGLGRHSEARRLFGEALQRDRRDVMTLYNLGHVCQNMGEYDEARQYYRKCLKYDKEHVFALLRLGQMAEQEKKFGPARQYYNRAARLDGAQALTWRNLARLCMRQGRPDEAREHLHQALIHNPQDAISLQLLARLYLEGGDDPEVASVLARQAVALRPELKAGWLDLARALEATGRQREAAEALSRAAGL
- a CDS encoding MBL fold metallo-hydrolase, translated to MTIRTFPIGPLETNCHILSHQGQALAVDPGGDPAQLLEYCTEKSLQLKHILLTHLHFDHLYGVAALAERTGAQVSANNADAYLMQTELGKGGMFGFPRVQPFDFTALEAGEHTFIGLSCTVLETPGHTPGSFSFYFPQAEAVFVGDLLFHRSVGRTDFPGGDSATLLNSVKKAIFSLPDTTVVYPGHGIETTVGDEKLNNPFFTEFRR
- a CDS encoding nitroreductase family protein, with translation MLTENPVLQAIRQRRSIRRYTDEAVSDEAVRLILEAGIWAPSGLNNQPCRFLVIRADDPRCDILAAHTRYGHIVRGAKVIILVFLDREAMYNEVKDHQAAGAAVQNMLLAAHALQLGAVWLGEIINQAATLLPALGLDPARLSFEAAIAAGHPAQNGSSSRRPLAELLLEEPFPQPE